A single genomic interval of Pseudomonadota bacterium harbors:
- the fliG gene encoding flagellar motor switch protein FliG, whose product MANIDNYAKLSGLEKASIVLMSVNESNATKIFSIMHDDEIKEISHCMSGLGTVSADVVEQLFFDFSNSVSETLSFVGNLDNTEKLLAKALGKERVDGIMEDIRGPAGRNTWDKLGNVSEEILASYLKTEYPQTVALIVSKLKPAHSARVLAMLPEDFTFEVMLRMLEMDNVKKEVLDNVEKALRAEFISTVSKTQKLDNDEMMAEIFNNFDRTSEAKFMGMLEDNSPESAEKIKNLMFTFEDLIKTDAQGIQSLLRVADKTKLTIALKGASEEVRDLFVKNMSARASKIMLDEMESMGPVRLRDVDEAQSEIIIQAKDLINSGEMNLAQGEGDEDELVY is encoded by the coding sequence AAAGTTAAGCGGTCTTGAGAAAGCTTCAATTGTTCTTATGTCGGTTAACGAGAGTAATGCCACAAAAATATTTAGCATAATGCATGATGATGAGATAAAGGAAATATCTCATTGTATGTCAGGTTTGGGTACGGTAAGTGCCGATGTGGTTGAGCAGTTGTTCTTTGATTTTTCTAACTCTGTTTCTGAAACGCTGTCATTTGTAGGTAACCTTGATAATACGGAAAAACTCCTTGCGAAGGCTCTTGGAAAAGAGCGAGTTGACGGAATTATGGAAGATATCAGAGGGCCGGCGGGACGTAATACATGGGATAAGTTAGGGAATGTCAGTGAAGAGATACTGGCATCATACCTTAAAACCGAGTATCCGCAAACGGTTGCTCTTATAGTATCTAAGTTAAAACCGGCACATTCTGCAAGAGTTCTTGCTATGCTTCCTGAGGATTTCACTTTTGAGGTAATGCTTAGAATGCTTGAGATGGATAACGTTAAAAAAGAAGTTCTTGATAATGTTGAAAAAGCGTTGCGAGCCGAGTTTATCAGTACGGTTTCTAAAACTCAGAAACTTGATAATGATGAGATGATGGCAGAGATATTTAACAATTTCGATAGGACAAGCGAAGCTAAATTTATGGGAATGTTGGAAGATAACAGCCCCGAGTCAGCGGAGAAAATCAAGAACCTTATGTTTACTTTTGAAGATCTCATTAAAACCGATGCACAGGGAATACAGTCGTTATTACGGGTTGCCGATAAAACCAAGCTTACGATTGCTCTTAAGGGTGCGAGTGAAGAAGTGCGGGATTTATTTGTGAAGAATATGTCGGCTCGTGCTTCTAAGATTATGCTGGACGAGATGGAATCTATGGGACCTGTAAGGCTGCGTGATGTTGATGAAGCCCAAAGCGAGATAATTATTCAGGCGAAGGATTTAATCAATAGCGGT